Below is a genomic region from Mus caroli chromosome 13, CAROLI_EIJ_v1.1, whole genome shotgun sequence.
CGGCCCTGCAAGCCTCCGCCCCGCTCCGCGGCCGCGCCCCCACGCCGCGCCGCTCCCCAGGCCCGCCCCCCGCCGGGTGGGCGGCGCAGCGGGGCCTCGGCGCCGCGAGGACCCCCGCGCCAGAACAAAGGAATGCGGGAGGGGCTGAGGAGGCGCGCGGGCCACCGCGAGGCGCGTCCAGTCGCTGCCCAAGGGGAGCGCCTTGGGTCGAGgtctctgcctgccactgccagGCGCGTGCCTGGTCTCCCGGACCAGCGAGGGGTGCAAGGACGCAAGATGAAAGGTGGAGCTGCAAAGTCCCCCCAGCCCCCGCCTCTGCAGGCTTGGGTCTCCCAGCCCAGCACGCAAAGTGGGTCAGGGTCTGCTGCTGGGGGGCCTACTGCAACTGCAGCGTCTTGGAAAACGGCTAAAATAGGGATAATATGTTCCAGGGGTCATCATCTAGAATGTCTCCGCCCCCTAAAATAATATCGTAGTTCAATTATGTAAATGGTACGCTAAGAAAACTATATCTCACAGACACTATTAAATACGTATATTCACACATCATTACAGTAAGTAAGAATCCGGGAAGAAATTTAATATCCGGATACTTACCATATTATTCTATCTCCAAGAATAAAACTAGGTTATACAGGCAAAAATACAATCTACTAACCTATATATACTTCCCATAACTCATCTGATCTGGGGGAAATTATGATGTGAAATAAATACTTCTGACCTCATTAGCCGTTGTTATTTACAAAAGCCAGAAAAGAAGGTGACACTTGGCCATTCCCTGTTGGCCTCTGAACGCAGCAGTTCCTCCAAAGTGTCCTTTAAAATGataaatgcccccccccccccgcgttCACCAGCAGTCTCTGGGTGCTGCGAAATGCCTTCCTAAAAATACAGTCTTATCAGAGGTCTTGGAAGGCGTGGAGTTAAAACTACAGCAAATGGCCTTGAGCTCGTATTTGCACACAGCCCTGGAGAAACCAGAAATAGCACCGAGGCCAGGATTGTTAAAATGTGATAGGGCTATATTTAGAAAGACGTACATTTCTTTTAGGGTAAAAGACACACATTTGGCAAGCATGAGCTATGTCAAAGCTTAGTCGGTCGTCACTTTCCGGcttaaaatatcctttaaaagaACCAACAAAACCCCTGTTGATGGTGACATTCTTCAACGCTGAGACTGCCCTACTTTCTTTGTGGCAAGATTATAAAATCACGTAATTAGCTCCCTTTCTATGCTCAACAGCCAGCAAATTCGGCAGTTACATAACCTCACATTTCCAGGAATCTATTAATGATTTGTCTTGtggtgtctttaaaaaaaaaagccaatgacgataaggtgagaaaaaaaaagaaagaaagaaaaagaaaggctgatGAAACGCATCGCATTCCAGTTGGGAAAAGTGGGGAGGCAAACGTCACAATGGCTCGTCcgggttttaaaaataacaccTCGGAACATTTAAGGAGCACCCCCACTTCCCCGCGCGCATTAGTGTCCAAGACTaggatttcttctttcttaataATGAACTCCATAGAATCGTTTTAAAAATACGCGTATTTGGGACGATACAGAGGTACCAATAAGGATCTAATAGCCAACGCTGCGCTAAAATGCCCAAATCATTGCACACAAATCATACGCTCACATTCTCACATCAGTTCGTCCTCGGTGCCCACGTTTCATCGCTGGCCCATTATGCAATGTAAGAAAGGACACATCCCTCCACCTTCCCGAGGGCTCGTAAAACACGGTGACGACAAACGGGTTGGAAGACGTCGGTGCCTACACAGCGCCTGACACAAACAAACGCCGCGCAGGCATCTCCGATTGCCGTCACTGTTGGTACTTCCAATCCTCCTAAGCAAATCAAGACTCAACCCTCCCCCTAGCTGGCCCGGATTGGGGACTAGCGCGGTGAGACCCCGGAGAGCAGGGCACGTCGTCTGGCTGCTAAAAGGATCGGCCTCCACTCCGCCTCCACGGCGCGCTCTTCGCCACCGAAACATCAATTTTCCTGAAATCCGGAGACATTATGCAATagcggggaggaggagggagagcgcGGCAGCCCGGGCTACGTGCGGGCGCCAGGGCGCTGCAATCAAAGCAGCTACCTTAAGGTGGCGAGTCCCCCCTCCTGCCAAGGCAGCAAAAGTTTATGTAATGCATGCCCCGCGCATACTCGCCGCCTCCCGCCAGCCCTGCGCCGCGCCCGCACGCATCCCGCGCCCTACGCCCGCCGGCCGCGCGCTCCAAGAGCGGGCACGGAGCAGAGCTGGGCCCCCGGGGCCGCCGGTGGGCGGAGCGCTTACCGTGGTTCTGATCCTTAGTCCGtgagggggaaaagaaagggcGGCTGTAACCCGGCTGGCGGCGCCGGGGCGCGATTCAAGCTCCGCCGGGCCCTCAGCGGGCGGTGGCGAGGGCGCGGCGCGGGAGACGAGCGGGCGCGCCGGGTCCGCGGGCGCCGTGGCCGCGCCGAGAGATGTGTGTTAGTAGGTCAGTTCCGAGCGCCGCGCTACGTCGCCGCCCGCCAGCCCCGCCGTGACGGGCGGCGGCCGCCCCAATCGCCGCGCCCGCGCCCGCCCCCGGCCCGCCGCCACTGGCCGCGCCGACAGGGGCGGGCTCCCcaccgccccgccccgccccgccccgtccTCTCCGCCGCGGCGCCACTGGCAGTCCGCGTCCTTCTCTGGCCGCGGCCGCAGCTGCTACCCGCTGTCCGTGGGGACCCACGCCGAGCGCTATGTTGCGCAACGGGACGCACCGCGGAGCAACCCGGGGCACGCCTAAGAGGAGCCCAGGACCCTTTTGCCCATTGCCGGCCGCGCCCTCCGGGTCGCTGCGCTCGCTCCGTGGTGCCAgcaccttttttgtttgtttgtttgtttcccggAGAGCCACAGAGGGCCGGGCTACCTGTTGCCAATAGAACCCCGGGCGAGGGCTATGGGGACACGGGCGTGGCGGGGACCTTGGCCTCCTTGTGCCCACGGTCCCCTCTGAGACCGGGAAAGGGGCGCGGCAGCCGGGCTACGCGGTGACTGAAATGTCCCGCTCCTCTCCCGGGCAGCGCCGCAACGGCAACACAAACAGCGCTCCCGACACAATTAGGGCGAAGACGACCCCTACAAAGTTGTTGGGTAACACGTTTGGGAAACCAAGCTAGACGCGGTTGGTCTGTGTCCCCGACCACGTGGAGAGGTCGCAACTGTCTCCGAGGACCTGAGGGTCCGCGGCCTCGGTGTCCTCGGCTGGGAAGCCTACCCGCTTTCGGTGCTCAGGCTAGAGAGAGCCACGGAGGGCATTCCCCGAAGCATCTTGAGCTAGTAGCTCTCCTCTCCTTTCGGTTCCCAGTGAACACGCCAGCCAGCCCGCAACCCCACCCGCCTTTCCCCAATTCCTGAGATGTACAAAAGACATAAGGAAATGGGAGACAGAGCATCTGGTGGCATGTTCTTAAGTCAGTCATCGGGTTGGCTATTGTAAAGGAACGTGGCAAACACTCCCCGCGTTTACAGACACGTAAGATTATAGCCGGCCTTGGCAAAGGGAGCCATATTCCTGACAGTGACGCACGCGCTTGCCCAAATATGGAATGTGGCAGGTGGCAAGGTCCTTGAGCTCGGACTGTGGGACCTGGGCTCGAATGATTCCCTCACTCAACTCCCTCCTttctaatttttcaaagaaagcaaACCCCCAAATAAAGAATGAGTGTGCGGGACCCCCACCCGGAACATCTCACCAAGTGGATCTCTTTCCATTTACTCCAAACACACAGTAACTCCACAGAAATCTCCGAAGCACATTCAGTGGTGGTTTAAATGCCATTCACCGTTGGACTTTTGGACGCCTTCACAGGGCAATAATGATGGAGTCTAGCTGGTAAAATACCCCTTAACCAATAAAGCCCCCATAGCACAGATAGGCAATAGAGGATAAATCTCCTTTCGCGGGTGCTGATCAGTTCAGggaacaccccctcccccctttacACTTTGTttggactttttgttttttgttttgttttgtttttccgaagAACTAACTACCTTGATGTAAACGAATCTTGATTTGGTTAATCGGTTCCACTTTTCTCGGATTTACTGATGTCACAGGATCCCTAAGTAGGTAGAATGGAGAGTAGCgttttcaccaaaaaaaaaaaaaaaaaaaaaaaaaaaaaacttgcctgACTCACCCAAGGCTGACAGCGGAAGAACGGACTGCTGTGACCCACGAAGCTGTTCTTTATACTGAATTTTGAAATCTGATGCCTGTCTTCATTCCCGGGGGCAGTTTACATTGCGCCTCCACCACATTTATGCTTCCGTCATTGTCATCTAACTTGGAAATCAGAGGAAGTGTGAAAGATGTCTCTGATATCAACTTGGAAAACAACTCATTCGCGCCCCCTGGTGCTTAAAAACAGCTCAACAAGGTGATGGAGGCTCGGTCTCCAGGACTCGGGTGACAATGCGTCTGGTGTTACACCCTGGGGGTCCATCTAGTGGGCAAGTGCTTGCAATTAATTGAActagaagaaaattgaaacataACCCTGGGGTGGGAGAACTTCCCCCAAGTCGCCAGTGTGCTGATTACTGAACAGGCTGTAAGTAGGGTCTCCCGAATAGGGAAATGGTGGAGGACTTTAATTGAAGTATGACTTTCAAACGAGTTTTTGCAGaagtgctggggcttgaaccctgGA
It encodes:
- the LOC110307674 gene encoding putative HTLV-1-related endogenous sequence, whose protein sequence is MAKLNRVSSWLGLPEAALSRGPRPPEPAPRRQACSPPQATRLPAASAAHRTRPCKPPPRSAAAPPRRAAPQARPPPGGRRSGASAPRGPPRQNKGMREGLRRRAGHREARPVAAQGERLGSRSLPATARRVPGLPDQRGVQGRKMKGGAAKSPQPPPLQAWVSQPSTQSGWPGLGTSAVRPRRAGHVVWLLKGSASTPPPRRALRHRNINFPEIRRHYAIAGRRRESAAARATCGRQGAAIKAATLRWRVPPPAKAAKVYVMHAPRILAASRQPCAAPARIPRPTPAGRALQERARSRAGPPGPPVGGALTVVLILSP